In Odontesthes bonariensis isolate fOdoBon6 chromosome 6, fOdoBon6.hap1, whole genome shotgun sequence, one genomic interval encodes:
- the LOC142382708 gene encoding E3 SUMO-protein ligase ZBED1-like, which yields MVEKDLLPVSVVSGEGFLELFKYLEPNFSVPSRQTITSRIEHRFASKKGELLAELSAVNYVAITTDSWTALTTESYVTVTCHWIGKEWQMQSAVLMTRSMAGRHTADNLAASLKEAVDQWGLTGKVVACVHDNASNIVAANNRERVDWMSVSCFAHTLQLAINDAFKIFVHRVICAAGKLVRHFSHSTVACKALEEKQEQMQLPKHKLIQSCKTRWNSVVDMFERLLEQRWAVTAVLSDRTVTKLQDARVLELTDEYWAIMGELKPLLETLKCATTVISSEKTVAISHIYPITFSIIRKHLLVAADERPRVAEFKRTVLRSLSERMEVDSERLVSMPALIASALDPRHKHIPFLSPAKREAVFEKLKQLCADVEHAMGEDVPGAIGEGDGAVTAGPSEISCRESAMAMLLGDDYSTADAADPQLEVDTYRKDSRPSLDSNPLEWWRANHPRFPRLASLAERYLCIPGTSVPSERVFSAAGLVVNRLRTRLTPEHVDMLVFLNKNNS from the exons ATGGTGGAAAAGGATTTGCTTCCTGTGAGTGTGGTGAGCGGAGAGGGCTTTTTAGAGCTCTTTAAATACCTGGAGCCAAATTTTTCTGTCCCATCACGTCAGACGATCACATCCAGGATCGAGCATCGTTTTGCCAGCAAGAAGGGTGAGCTCCTCGCTGAGCTCTCTGCTGTCAACTATGTGGCCATCACCACAGACTCATGGACTGCGCTCACCACCGAGTCTTACGTGACGGTAACGTGCCACTGGATTGGCAAGGAGTGGCAAATGCAATCTGCAGTTCTTATGACAAGAAGTATGGCAGGCAGGCACACAGCTGACAACCTCGCTGCATCGCTGAAGGAAGCTGTGGACCAGTGGGGCTTGACAGGGAAGGTTGTCGCGTGTGTCCACGACAACGCGAGCAACATAGTGGCTGCCAACAACCGGGAGAGAGTGGACTGGATGTCGGTGTCTTGCTTTGCGCACACTCTGCAGCTGGCAATCAACGACGCATTCAAGATTTTCGTCCATAGAGTGATATGTGCTGCGGGAAAATTAGTGCGCCATTTCAGCCACAGCACCGTAGCATGTAAGGCATTGGAAGAAAAGCAAGAACAGATGCAGCTGCCGAAACATAAGCTCATACAGTCCTGCAAGACTCGGTGGAACTCGGTCGTAGACATGTTCGAGAGGCTGCTGGAGCAGCGGTGGGCGGTGACGGCCGTCCTCTCCGACCGCACCGTGACCAAGCTCCAAGATGCCAGAGTCTTGGAGCTCACTGATGAGTACTGGGCAATAATGGGCGAGCTCAAACCCCTCTTAGAAACCCTGAAATGTGCTACAACGGTAATTTCATCCGAGAAGACCGTAGCAATCTCCCACATTTACCCCATCACCTTCAGCATCATCAGGAAACACCTGCTCGTTGCTGCAGATGAAAGGCCTCGGGTGGCGGAGTTTAAGAGGACGGTTCTACGATCACTAAGTGAACGCATGGAG GTTGACAGCGAACGCTTGGTTTCAATGCCAGCGCTGATCGCTTCAGCCCTCGACCCACGGCACAAACACATCCCGTTCCTGTCACCAGCAAAAAGAGAGGCAGTGTTTGAGAAACTCAAGCAACTCTGTGCTGACGTGGAGCACGCGATGGGTGAGGACGTGCCTGGTGCTATAGGAGAAGGGGACGGTGCGGTGACAGCAGGCCCGTCTGAAATCAGCTGCAGGGAGAGTGCGATGGCTATGTTACTGGGGGACGACTACAGCACAGCCGATGCCGCGGATCCTCAACTGGAGGTGGACACGTACAGAAAAGACAGCCGCCCTTCACTCGACAGCAACCCGCTGGAGTGGTGGAGGGCAAATCATCCGCGCTTTCCCCGGCTGGCGAGCTTGGCAGAGCGCTACCTCTGCATCCCCGGAACCTCTGTACCATCGGAGAGAGTTTTCTCTGCTGCGGGACTTGTGGTGAATCGCCTGCGCACACGTCTAACTCCGGAGCATGTGGACATGCTCGTGTTTTTGAATAAGAATAATTCATAG